Proteins from one Aspergillus nidulans FGSC A4 chromosome VIII genomic window:
- a CDS encoding gluconeogenesis factor YvcK family protein (transcript_id=CADANIAT00002717) → MSSTPSAPNRGLVVFSGGSAANNLVEVFNSVRESKDCPLSYIIPISDNGGSSSELIRIFGGPGIGDVRSRLVRLIPPSPPNSERAAIKKLFNYRLPADESAHSEWLAIVDGTSSLWKSITPAKKELIRSFFNLLNLEILKRARPPSSTFDFSSASVGNLFLTGARLFSGSFESAIYLLGSICDVSSDLIRVIPAINSNFSHHISASLANGTIIVGQNSISHPSLPPRPASPRPRKALHAEENGNGANAELAITIDYTEPSDVLDTALYEDDQPPGFLPHLRNKNINFSKSENEDLPARITRVWYINPYGQEIRPRANPRVLESLRDAQAIIYSIGSLYTSLIPSIILQGVGQAIVSSPARHKILILNGSLDRETGPSSDPFTAADFVEAITRAGEESRGRVTLEPPQSPPSTSSLGSTTGPGAFPSLFPNGHGSSKSALPYTSYITHVLHLEGPGTPHVDKDRLAEMGIETLRLYGRKIVASTDGAEAEVPIGMRYDSNGLIQALEVVLGKKGDGMIRGSVSRRNTLDPGRKRGA, encoded by the exons ATGTCAAGTACGCCTTCTGCTCCGAATAGGGGCCTTGTGGTCTTTTCTGGAGGAAGTGCTGCCAATAACCTTGTCGAGGTCTTTAATTCTGTCAGGGAGAGCAAGGATTGCCCCCTTAGTTATATCATCCCAATCAGTGATAATGGAGGCTCATCTTCGGAGCTGATCCGGATTTTTGGGGGGCCTGGTATCGGCGATGTGAGGA GTAGATTGGTCCGTCTAATTCCACCGTCGCCCCCCAACTCAGAGCGAGCTGCCATTAAAAAATTATTCAACTATAGGCTCCCGGCAGACGAGTCCGCTCACAGCGAATGGCTTGCCATCGTGGATGGGACATCATCTCTATGGAAGTCAATCACACCCGCAAAGAAAGAGCTTATCAGATCCTTTTTCAACCTACTTAACCTAGAGATCCTCAAGCGCGCGCGGCCGCCCTCATCGACCTTTGACTTTTCGTCCGCAAGTGTCGGCAATCTGTTCCTCACTGGTGCCCGGCTCTTCAGTGGGAGTTTCGAGAGCGCAATCTACCTCCTAGGCAGCATCTGCGACGTCTCCTCAGATCTCATCCGTGTCATCCCTGCCATCAACTCTAATTTCTCCCATCATATTTCGGCGTCATTGGCCAACGGGACCATCATCGTGGGTCAAAACAGCATTTCGCATCCTAGTCTCCCACCACGTCCGGCATCGCCACGACCGAGGAAAGCCCTTCATGCTGAAGAAAATGGAAACGGCGCAAACGCCGAACTGGCAATAACGATCGACTACACCGAGCCGTCTGATGTCCTTGATACAGCTCTCTACGAAGACGATCAACCACCAGGATTCCTCCCGCACTTGCGCAACAAGAATATTAACTTCTCTAAATCCGAGAATGAGGATCTCCCAGCCCGCATTACTAGGGTGTGGTATATTAACCCTTACGGCCAAGAAATCAGGCCGCGCGCCAACCCGCGTGTCCTGGAATCCCTGCGCGATGCACAGGCAATAATTTACAGCATCGGATCGCTATATACGTCGCTCATCCCTAGTATAATCCTGCAGGGCGTCGGGCAAGCCATTGTCTCGTCTCCAGCACGCCACAAGATTCTTATCTTGAACGGTTCCCTAGATCGAGAGACCGGTCCCTCTTCAGATCCATTCACGGCTGCGGACTTTGTCGAGGCGATTACCCGCGCGGGAGAGGAAAGTCGCGGCCGAGTGACGCTTGAACCTCCACAATCTCCACCGTCTACTTCAAGTTTGGGATCTACAACTGGTCCCGGAGCATTCCCCTCTTTATTCCCAAATGGACATGGATCCAGCAAGTCCGCCCTGCCCTACACCTCATACATTACACATGTCCTTCACCTCGAAGGACCCGGGACACCACATGTGGACAAAGACCGCCTCGCCGAGATGGGGATTGAGACGCTTCGTCTTTACGGACGGAAGATTGTAGCGTCGACTGATGGCGCGGAGGCTGAAGTTCCTATTGGGATGAGGTATGATTCTAATGGCTTAATTCAGGCGTTAGAAGTTGTGCTAGGGAAGAAGGGGGATGGGATGATAAGGGGATCGGTCAGTCGGAGGAATACGCTGGACCcggggagaaagaggggtGCTTAG
- the atmA gene encoding DNA-binding protein kinase TEL1 (transcript_id=CADANIAT00002718) has protein sequence MKGEITLDGAIALLSSDKTKDRTDGLADLKHILQKNKRNSNLQSMSDKACHKIFESLFRLVSTEKTFYNRANSKGASSSKAAATRLSACASVVRTAVETFLRNLRIKSVRAILDHITNVLVSPDSSLFELLSVDYTKCLSTILHYPPHVEHLGVEEWESVLKFCLKVVNVRNDHNSQQSTWSPHSSVMDDYIGASGGRSTPSRMTPSLAVREKPKGPTGVVEEALSCIKILSGVPNAPLQDNAESILLGLASYVGSPSLSGSGHQTAFSAINAVAMGIIFDNSELVRVTLLDLVPVIRQHWTTKLMGLKDELLVTTMLIVTFLIDEIRRKPDEALIAVIDGLIHTLQREYFRRSEKDILQVDELVFDTNSIGQHEKFRLWPRLESPRSEHNWTVVWIMARLLELSEELTTRLSTHCPPEAETPSKRQRISSKIDDVFRDSTASFGIRRVCALQLIPFLLNHYACIDSKVSLLERLIPNINDDNATISSWTMIAIACIAASPQADKPPLKRYWQQAWDLTSRASTSQLTSRAACYLQNSILQYSLLDYAAVAETINSMLSFVRLNGPSTVSDASLELWASVIRMTAQINPGSVSNASVQICELVDIYDIWDAETTVSIQKSSQSDPNDLGILDLLQAKSESFLHTWQSLSEDKSRHVTPDIVQILTSFCITVALYTSCLPEQPGPRLQTLLSNSRPTAIHRALYGLLTPLSEVLESQRQSHKQRLYALNDDTMDLDDPFGPSTDQVEEASNILCTNRSDLPLFQDSASFHRYMTILISIYNRMYSQQSEPQQHVTRALEDYLNDLDEVDLLAAHDLLPYVYQSCARTDRQTQLVLLENLGEKCLQTYELERCENSHLLCIQMMCSLAMSWTRGTQDSLSDSAADIYTWFTTIFLKKGRASSSVLIAFAKLLGVILSLNPAYSSDQSSPSPKTTLFKIISDGEVLVKFNAGSLVPQLFGQFLLEDHDNVFNDVLECLPRDPTWEEGIAVRLFLLAQLASKWHTLLRRSIYHIFETPAQVHHSLWYAEKCLRSVSDALGLQDAKEIFRLFSSQILYTWTETQSIKSMPFSIFGYANLNDMICDAQDEIVGQIMMRASESDAAELSEILGRPFVGLLTDSFYKAEAYTIAHDISTPPREGSQPKGVENRLKKILGAEVFVTLIEAQFPQIVATFFGSLDFFQQVEKAFSKRESFQEALVTLKRITEKGAARTVLPPNQQPSFRARYLLDELEFLCKRSGYELETIWTPTLASYVCRTLLESIHPALGSLHACSVLRKIKILICVAGPVMLSDYPFEMIIHGLQPFLVDISCSEDAVAIFWYLLEAGKTYLCEQPGLMAGIAVSTSLSLGRFLASPPVNSRQESQLQAVVGNLRTFCRWFDGYLRSYTSPALDDESSRSFRRFTCSLQTIVEQESSGSGANETDLLLEVLKDRESKSGLLSKPISDRVISLLCSTSKAALGYHLTTIERDEDAILNAVTVCQTLRDFNPGTEYRSWAARVIGRAFAATGKISDALLREQDLTLFRSSSTQSGTDILCRSKANILEVLGSKLLNSRQTGPIERTLQLIISNLANFPDFEPCVSAISPSVMKALTWSPYQCPGISLNALEAKELENVHGWDLSLSPSYWARNVGLFLSKAAAEDPVIGSLSNILYLIPDLAVQLLPYILHDALLAEIRGKVAEVRDSISQIFNETLRAGAENSIPHARLIIKCVLYLRNQPKPGEETIVDRDDWLDINYAVASSAASRCRLPKTALMFLETHVSRCTASSRRSSVAKYDLPAGLLHDIFKNIDDPDFFYGVQQTSSLDSVIETLEHESSGFKNLLFQSAQYDSEIQMTGSGNAYGVLKALNSTNLQGIANSMIGALGNSSDTAVPLGSMLKAATNLRQWEIPISPLNTSPPATIFRAFQALNTPGPLVDMRASIGESYRSNLNLINSDRRSATSLRTAMRTLGILTEIEEVLGSGSAAEIDQKWEEISARTSWLKNTDVQEVGEILSSHETLFSSIKQKDYLRSAFNLSDIDAQLLEVKVIRQSLHIARNHGIAQASLRSAVYLSKLANHSVSLGLNIEGVAKFDLANVLWDQGEMAPSIQILQQLKDRNDLHKQAIPISRAELLVTLSQGHHIAEARLEKPEAIIQNYLTPAVKELKGRSEGEDAGRVYHGFAIFCDQQLQNPDGLEDFARIEQLRNRKEKEVVALDAMLKTAEGKERDNLKFHRTKTKQWFDLDDREYQRLKRSREAFLQQCLENYLICLRESEAYNNDVLRFCALWLAQSHSDIANSAVSKYIAGVPSRKFAPLMNQLTSRLLDVSDDFQALLSELIYRICSDHPFHGMYQIFASSKSKGGRDQSALSRNRAAAKLADIMRNDRHIGPLWVAVHNTNINYVRFAVERLDDKAKSGAKIRLNKLAPGIRLEQDAVNQRLPPPTMKIDIRVDCDYSDVPKLAKYLPDFTVASGVSAPKIVTAIASNGVRYKQLFKGGNDDLRQDAIMEQVFEQVSSLLKDHQATRQRNLGIRAYKVLPLTSNAGIIEFVPNTIPLNDFLMPAHQRYYPRDMKPSACRKHIADVQTRSFEQRVRTYRQVIEKFHPVMRYFFMEKFNNPDDWFGRRLSYTQSTAAISILGHVLGLGDRHGHNILLDERTGEVVHIDLGVAFEQGRVLPVPEVVPFRLTRDLVDGMGITKTEGVFRRCCEFTLEALRQESYSIMTILDVLRYDPLYSWTVSPLRMKKMQEQDTSDGPPVLPGSTTDQQRPTNEPSEADRALTVVAKKLSKTLSVTATVNELIQQATDEKNLAVLYCGWAAYA, from the exons ATGAAGGGCGAAATTACCTTAGACGGAGCAATCGCGCTTTTGTCGTCGGACAAAACCAAAGATCGCACAGATGGCTTAGCTG ATCTAAAACACATTCTCCAGAAGAATAAACGGAACTCGAATCT TCAATCTATGAGCGACAAGGCCTGCCATAAGATCTTCGAGTCTTTGTTTCGGCTCGTCTCCACAGAAAAAACGTTCTATAACCGCGCGAATTCTAAAGGAGCCAGTTCCAGTAAAGCAGCCGCCACTCGTCTTTCCGCTTGTGCATCCGTTGTTCGTACAGCTGTTGAGACTTTCCTGCGTAACTTACGGATCAAGTCAGTTCGCGCCATTCTTGACCATATCACCAATGTCTTGGTCAGCCCGGACAGTTCTCTGTTCGAGCTTCTTAGTGTGGACTACACGAAATGTTTGAGCACAATCTTGCATTATCCGCCACACGTTGAGCACTTGGGGGTTGAGGAGTGGGAATCTGTCCTGAAATTTTGCCTGAAGGTCGTCAACGTACGGAATGATCACAACAGCCAACAAAGCACGTGGAGTCCGCATTCGTCTGTCATGGACGACTACATTGGAGCCAGCGGTGGCCGGTCGACACCATCTAGAATGACACCTTCACTGGCCGTCAGAGAGAAGCCCAAAGGGCCGACGGgtgtggttgaagaagctctttCATGCATTAAAATACTCTCAGGGGTTCCAAATGCTCCTCTTCAGGACAATGCTGAGAGCATACTTCTGGGGCTGGCAAGTTACGTAGGTTCACCCTCTCTTTCCGGAAGTGGTCACCAGACGGCCTTCAGCGCTATCAACGCTGTGGCAATGGGGATAATATTCGATAACTCGGAACTCGTTCGAGTCACCTTGCTAGATCTAGTTCCAGTAATCCGGCAGCACTGGACCACCAAACTCATGGGTCTAAAGGACGAGTTGCTTGTCACCACAATGTTGATTGTCACTTTTCTTATAGATGAGATTCGGAGAAAACCGGACGAGGCTCTGATAGCTGTGATTGATGGGCTCATACATACTCTACAACGCGAGTACTTTAGACGTTCCGAGAAGGATATTCTTCAGGTTGACGAATTGGTTTTCGATACTAACAGCATAGGTCAACACGAAAAGTTTCGTCTTTGGCCAAGGTTGGAGAGTCCTAGGTCCGAGCATAACTGGACGGTAGTATGGATTATGGCAAGGTTGCTGGAGTTGTCTGAAGAGTTAACCACACGGTTGTCGACGCATTGCCCCCCCGAGGCCGAGACACCGAGTAAAAGGCAACGTATATCCTCGAAGATTGACGATGTTTTCCGTGATTCTACAGCCTCTTTCGGCATCAGAAGAGTTTGTGCTTTGCAGCtgattcccttcctcctGAACCACTATGCCTGCATCGATTCGAAGGTGTCTTTGCTGGAACGATTGATACCCAACATAAATGATGACAATGCTACGATCTCATCTTGGACAATGATTGCTATTGCATG TATTGCAGCTAGTCCTCAGGCAGACAAGCCGCCACTCAAACGATATTGGCAACAAGCTTGGGACTTGACGTCTCGTGCATCTACGTCACAGCTCACTTCCAGGGCTGCTTGTTATTTACAGAACAGTATTCTCCAATATAGTCTCCTTGACTACGCTGCCGTGGCTGAGACTATTAATTCAATGCTCTCATTTGTCAGATTGAATGGGCCGTCAACAGTGTCAGATGCGTCTTTAGAGTTATGGGCGAGCGTTATTAGGATGACAGCCCAAATAAACCCAGGGTCTGTATCAAATGCTTCCGTCCAGATCT GTGAACTGGTAGACATATATGATATTTGGGATGCTGAAACCACGGTCTCTATCCAGAAATCCTCACAGTCGGATCCAAACGATCTTGGCATTCTCGATTTGTTGCAGGCGAAATCGGAAAGTTTCCTTCATACCTGGCAATCATTATCTGAGGATAAGTCGCGTCATGTCACTCCGGATATTGTGCAGATTTTGACGTCCTTCTGCATAACGGTAGCCCTTTATACTTCTTGCCTGCCGGAGCAGCCAGGGCCTCGGTTACAGACTCTGCTTTCGAACAGCCGTC CAACTGCCATCCATAGGGCATTATATGGACTGCTCACGCCTTTAAGTGAAGTTCTTGAGAGCCAAAGACAGTCCCACAAACAAAGACTATACGCTCTCAACGACGACACTATGGACTTGGATGATCCGTTTGGGCCGTCAACTGATCAGGTAGAAGAGGCGTCAAACATTTTATGTACAAATCGCAGCGATCTGCCACTGTTCCAGGATTCTGCTAGCTTCCATCGCTATATGACCATCCTTATTTCCATTTACAACAGGATGTATTCTCAACAGTCTGAACCTCAACAACACGTTACTAGGGCTTTGGAAGACTATCTGAACGATCTTGATGAGGTTGATCTTCTGGCTGCGCATGATCTCCTACCTTACGTATATCAATCCTGCGCTAGAACGGACCGACAAACGCAACTTGTGCTACTTGAAAACCTAGGTGAAAAGTGCCTTCAAACATACGAATTGGAGCGCTGCGAGAACTCACATTTGCTCTGTATCCAGATGATGTGCAGCCTTGCCATGTCATGGACCAGAGGAACCCAGGACAGCCTCAGTGACTCAGCCGCGGACATTTATACCTGGTTCACGACAATATTCCTGAAGAAAGGGAGggcctcctcgtccgtcTTAATCGCCTTTGCAAAACTACTGGGAGTGATTCTAAGCTTGAACCCAGCATACTCGAGTGATCAATCAAGCCCATCCCCTAAGACTACCCTATTCAAGATTATTAGCGATGGTGAAGTGCTAGTCAAATTTAACGCGGGGAGTCTCGTTCCGCAGCTGTTCGGACAGTTTCTTCTCGAAGACCACGATAATGTGTTTAATGATGTCCTCGAATGTCTTCCGCGAGACCCTACTTGGGAGGAAGGAATCGCGGTTCGTTTGTTCCTGCTCGCCCAGCTTGCGTCAAAATGGCACACATTACTCCGAAGAAGCATTTATCATATCTTCGAGACCCCGGCCCAGGTGCATCATTCCCTATGGTACGCAGAGAAATGCCTACGCAGCGTCTCAGATGCGCTAGGACTCCAGGATGCCAAAGAGATATTCCggcttttttcttctcaaaTTCTATACACATGGACCGAAACACAGTCGATAAAGTCCATGCCTTTCAGCATTTTTGGCTATGCTAATCTTAATGACATGATATGCGATGCCCAAGACGAGATTGTTGGACAAATAATGATGCGAGCAAGTGAAAGTGATGCTGCAGAGCTCTCAGAGATACTAGGTCGACCCTTTGTTGGTCTTCTGACAGACTCTTTCTACAAAGCAGAGGCTTACACAATAGCTCATGACATAAGTACTCCTCCTCGAGAGGGAAGCCAGCCTAAAGGGGTGGAGAATCGACTCAAGAAAATTCTAGGTGCTGAAGTGTTCGTGACTCTAATTGAAGCACAATTCCCCCAGATTGTAGCTACCTTTTTCGGATCGctcgatttcttccagcAGGTGGAGAAAGCATTTTCGAAACGAGAAAGCTTCCAGGAAGCACTCGTTACATTAAAACGCATCACCGAGAAGGGTGCTGCGAGAACTGTGCTCCCGCCAAATCAGCAGCCGTCTTTTAGGGCGCGGTATCTCCTCGATGAACTAGAGTTTCTGTGCAAACGAAGTGGATATGAACTTGAAACCATCTGGACTCCTACTCTCGCATCCTATGTATGCCGTACACTCCTGGAATCAATTCACCCGGCGCTGGGCTCTCTGCATGCTTGTTCCGTGCTCCGGAAGATCAAAATACTGATATGCGTGGCTGGGCCCGTAATGCTGAGTGACTACCCGTTTGAGATGATTATCCACGGACTTCAACCATTCCTTGTGGATATCTCTTGCTCTGAGGATGCAGTGGCTATTTTCTGGTACTTActggaagctggaaagactTATTTATGTGAACAACCGGGCCTGATGGCGGGCATTGCGGTTTCTACCTCGCTTTCTTTGGGCAGGTTTCTGGCGTCGCCTCCCGTAAACTCGCGGCAGGAGAGCCAACTACAAGCTGTGGTAGGAAATCTTCGAACATTCTGCCGGTGGTTCGACGGCTATCTCCGTTCTTACACTTCGCCagctctggatgatgagTCGTCTAGGTCTTTTCGGCGTTTCACTTGTTCCTTACAGACTATCGTGGAACAGGAATCCAGCGGATCCGGTGCAAACGAAACCGATCTACTACTCGAAGTACTTAAGGATCGCGAATCAAAGAGTGGTCTTCTTAGCAAACCAATATCGGATCGCGTGATCTCGCTGCTTTGTTCTACGTCGAAAGCAGCGTTAGGCTATCATCTCACTACTATTGAGCGAGACGAAGATGCTATCTTGAACGCTGTCACTGTCTGCCAGACTCTTCGAGATTTCAATCCTGGTACCGAATACCGGTCTTGGGCGGCTCGAGTCATAGGAAGAGCCTTCGCAGCTACTGGCAAAATCAGTGACGCCCTATTGAGAGAACAGGATCTTACTCTGTttcgctcttcttcaacccaaTCGGGTACCGATATCCTCTGTCGTTCCAAAGCGAACATACTTGAAGTACttggcagcaagctgctgAATAGCAGGCAAACAGGACCGATTGAGCGTACCCTGCAGCTTATCATCAGTAACCTGGCCAACTTCCCTGATTTTGAACCTTGCGTGAGTGCTATTTCCCCTTCTGTCATGAAGGCTCTCACCTGGAGCCCGTATCAGTGTCCGGGGATATCTCTGAACGCTCTGGAAGCCAAAGAACTAGAAAATGTACATGGATGGGATCTTAGCCTTTCGCCCTCTTACTGGGCACGAAACGTGGGACTATTTCTCTCAAAAGCGGCCGCCGAGGACCCGGTTATTGGGTCACTGAGCAATATATTATACCTTATTCCTGATTTGGCAGTCCAACTACTGCCCTACATCCTACATGATGCTCTGCTGGCGGAGATTCGAGGTAAGGTGGCTGAGGTAAGGGACAGCATATCGCAAATCTTCAATGAAACCTTACGGGCTGGTGCAGAAAACTCTATCCCTCACGCTCGGCTTATCATCAAATGCGTCCTCTACCTTCGCAACCAACCCAAGCCGGGTGAGGAAACAATAGTGGACCGAGATGACTGGTTGGATATCAACTACGCGGTAGCTTCCTCAGCCGCTAGTAGATGCCGCCTGCCGAAGACGGCGCTCATGTTTTTGGAAACTCATGTTTCTCGCTGTACGGCCAGCTCTCGTCGGTCATCTGTTGCTAAATACGATCTCCCAGCAGGCCTGCTGCATGACATtttcaagaacattgacgACCCCGACTTTTTCTATGGAGTCCAGCAGACTTCCTCTCTGGATTCCGTAATAGAAACTCTCGAGCACGAGAGTTCTGGCTTCAAGAATCTCCTTTTCCAGAGCGCACAGTATGACAGCGAAATTCAGATGACAGGATCTGGAAACGCCTATGGTGTCCTCAAGGCACTGAACTCCACCAATCTTCAGGGCATTGCTAACTCTATGATCGGTGCGCTTGGAAATTCTAGTGACACTGCTGTCCCACTGGGTAGTATGCTTAAGGCCGCTACAAATCTGCGACAATGGGAAATACCTATCTCTCCGTTGAACACATCTCCTCCGGCCAcgatattcagggctttcCAGGCCTTGAATACTCCAGGGCCGTTAGTTGACATGCGTGCATCTATCGGCGAGAGTTATAGAAGCAACTTGAATCTTATCAATAGTGATCGTCGATCAGCGACGTCATTGCGGACCGCTATGAGGACGCTCGGCATCTTGACCGAAATAGAAGAAGTTCTTGGTTCAGGATCTGCGGCGGAAATCGATCAGAAGTGGGAGGAAATCTCAGCAAGGACTTCCTGGTTAAAAAATACTGA TGTCCAGGAGGTTGGAGAGATTCTGAGCTCTCATGAGACCCTGTTCTCTTCCATAAAGCAGAAAGATTATCTCAGGTCTGCCTTCAACTTAAGTGACATTGATGCACAGCTTCTTGAAGTGAAAGTAATCCGCCAGTCCCTACACATTGCCAGAAATCACGGCATCGCCCAGGCTTCGCTAAGATCTGCTGTTTATTTGTCAAAACTAGCAAACCATAGTGTATCGCTAGGGCTCAATATTGAAGGCGTAGCGAAGTTCGACCTGGCCAATGTGCTATGGGATCAGGGTGAAATGGCGCCCTCGATTCAAATTCTCCAGCAGCtaaaagacagaaatgacCTTCACAAGCAAGCAATTCCTATTAGTCGTGCCGAGCTTCTTGTCACCCTG AGTCAGGGCCATCATATCGCCGAAGCTCGTTTAGAAAAACCGGAGGCGATCATCCAGAACTATTTGACACCTGCAGTCAAAGAATTGAAGGGTCGCtcagagggagaagacgCTGGGCGAGTCTATCATGGATTTGCCATCTTCTGTGATCAGCAGTTACAAAATCCGGATGGGCTGGAAGACTTTGCGCGGATTGAGCAGCTTCGTAATCGtaaggaaaaggaagtagTTGCTCTTGATGCGATGCTCAAAACAGCAGAAGGGAAAGAGCGAGACAATCTCAAATTTCACAGAACAAAGACGAAACAGTggttcgacctcgatgaTCGTGAGTATCAGCGTCTCAAGCGAAGCCGCGAGGCCTTCCTGCAGCAATGTCTTGAGAACTATCTTATCTGCCTTAGAGAAAGCGAAGCATACAACAACGACGTCCTGCGCTTCTGCGCCCTCTGGCTTGCGCAATCTCACAGTGACATTGCCAACAGTGCAGTCTCGAAATACATAGCAGGCGTCCCGAGTCGCAAGTTCGCCCCTCTTATGAACCAGCTGACTTCGCGGCTCCTCGACGTGTCAGACGATTTCCAAGCTCTATTATCCGAACTGATTTATCGCATATGCTCTGATCACCCGTTCCATGGGATGTACCAGATCTTTGCGAGCAGCAAATCCAAGGGTGGAAGGGACCAGTCGGCTCTATCACGCAATCGAGCCGCCGCAAAATTGGCTGATATTATGAGAAACGATAGGCATATCGGGCCTTTGTGGGTGGCGGTCCACAATACCAATATAAATTACGTTCGATTCGCTGTCGAGCGGTTAGACGACAAGGCAAAGAGTGGTGCAAAGATTCGGCTGAATAAATTGGCACCTGGCATACGCCTTGAACAGGATGCTGTCAACCAGCGGCTACCACCACCGACTATGAAAATTGATATTCGCGTTGACTGCGACTATAGTGATGTGCCCAAGCTTGCTAAGTACCTCCCTGATTTCACGGTAGCGTCTGGCGTGAGCGCACCGAAAATTGTTACAGCTATTGCAAGCAATGGTGTTCGTTATAAGCAGCTC TTCAAAGGAGGCAATGATGACCTGCGGCAGGACGCCATTATGGAGCAAGTATTTGAGCAAGTTAGCAGTCTCCTCAAAGACCATCAAGCGACTCGGCAGCGCAATCTCGGTATCAGAGCCTACAAGGTTCTTCCTCTGACCTCTAATGCGGGCATTATTGAATTTGTTCCGAATACCATACCGCTCAATGACTTCTTGATGCCTGCGCATCAAAGATACTACCCCCGAGACATGAAGCCCAGCGCCTGCCGCAAACATATTGCCGATGTACAGACACGGTCCTTTGAGCAACGAGTCCGGACATACCGCCAGGTAATCGAAAAATTCCACCCTGTTATGCGCTACTTCTTCATGGAGAAGTTCAACAACCCAGACGACTGGTTTGGCCGACGGCTATCATACACCCAGAGCACTGCGGCAATCTCGATTCTGGGGCATGTGCTTGGCCTGGGAGATCGCCACGGTCacaatatcctccttgacGAAAGAACAGGGGAAGTCGTACACATTGACTTGGGCGTTGCTTTCGAACAAGGGCGCGtcctccctgtgcctgaagTGGTCCCTTTCCGCCTCACGCGCGATTTGGTAGACGGAATGGGCATCACCAAAACCGAGGGCGTCTTCCGACGCTGCTGCGAGTTCACCCTCGAAGCACTGCGCCAGGAATCATACAGCATCATGACCATCCTAGACGTGCTGAGGTACGATCCGCTCTACAGCTGGACGGTGTCGCCACTGCGAATGAAAAAGATGCAAGAACAGGACACCAGTGATGGGCCGCCAGTTCTACCGGGGTCTACGACTGATCAACAGCGGCCAACCAATGAACCGAGCGAGGCTGACAGAGCGCTGACGGTTGTTGCAAAGAAACTGAGCAAGACATTGAGTGTTACGGCGACGGTGAATGAACTGATTCAACAGGCGACTGATGAGAAGAACCTTGCTGTTCTTTACTGCG GCTGGGCCGCTTATGCATGA